TGGTGAAGACATTTGGCAAGTGGCATGCTCAAGAGGTTGTCTTTGTAATGTTGCAGAATCGCCTACCAGaggaatgatgatgatgaagaagagGCAGCCCGGGAACGGCGCCGCCGAGCCCGACAGGAACGGCTGcggcagaagcaggaggaagaaTCCTTGGGACAGGTGACCGACCAGGTGGAGGTGAATGCCCAGAACAGGTACTGTCCTCTTTGGGACAGGGAATTTCTAACTTGCATCTTAGCCTGtctgttgaatggaatttgttgAGCAAAGCATTCCTTTCTCAGCCCAACTCAACCTTTTTCAATTTAACTTGTTTAATTATTTTGCAGTCATTTTAGGCAACCAATCTGATTAGGTAGGCAATCTGATTTAGACACTAGGACACActattctatttctctccaccccattcccatCTCATAAAAATACCCCAGTTGAaggcttttatttcattttacaatctagcatttgtttatttatatgtgtgtgctatatcttacatatatatatgtatattttttctgtttaattcttttttaaaatttcaatagtttttggggaacaggtggggTTTTGGTTACACGGATAAGTTCTTTAACGGTGATTTCTGATATTTTAGTGCactcatcacccgagcagtgtacaccaTACCCAATGTGTAGTATTTCATCCCTCACACCCCTCCTGCCTTTCTCCCTGAGTCCCCAGTGTCCATTACATCACTTTTctacctttgcatcctcatatctcagctcccacttgtaagtgagaacatatgatatttgggtttccattcctgagttacttcacttaaaataatggtctccaactccatccaggttgcggTGAATTCcattattgtgttcctttttatggctgaatagtattccatggtgtgtatatatatacatatatatatgtatgtatatatatatacatacatatatatacatatatatgtatgtatatatatacaccacatttcctttacccactgattggttgatgggcatttaagctgcttccatatttttgcaattgcaaattgtgcttctataaacatgcgtgtgcaagtatattttgcatataatgacttcttttcccctGGGttgatacccagtagtgggattgctggatcaaatgttagttctactttcagttctttaaggaatctatACTGTTTTCTGGTGGGTTATATCTTTAAATAAGGAAAAGTATTTACATTTATTCTGTAGGGTATTGCTATCTGTCTTGAACTGAAGATATGTTTAGCAGAGTCCTCCGTGGCTACCATTAATAGGtaacacatgaatttttaaagtggGCATGAATTGCGGATGTCTTCTTTTTTCTAACATACAGCCTGAATCAATAGTCTCTGATCATTATAATATTCAACAAGATGCAGAATTCTGCttaatttaatgtgattattcAAACACACTTAGTGAGTTTGCTATTACGTATTTTCTCACTCAGGCCCTGGTAGAAATCAGGGAAGTTGAGAATGCCTAATAGGTTCAACTTCTTCAAAGAGGGCTTTTGCAGCAGAAATAAGGTCACATGGTTCATTATGCTAATGGTTAGTATATGTCATTTATATTGTCATTTATGTGCCCCAAGGTCTAAAAAAGTTGAGGATATTTGAggaggaaaatggagaaaataattttaatttaaaaccaTGGACTAATTATAATGGTTACACTATATAAGATCTCATatgtggttttggttttagtttgttttgtttaattcagTCTATTTAGAAAATTCTAAAGGGAATGGGTCCTGGCCTCCTTAACCCAAGTTTGAGAGGCTGTATTAGAAGGTTTCAGAAAGCAGTCTTGAAAATGTTGGCCGGTAGCACAATATTGTTTACCCTTTCCCTCAGTAAGTAGCTTCTAATTGGGGAGTAGGTATAGCAAAGGGGAAATAGGTATAATTTCTAGGGTTTGCTAATTGACTTTGACTCCCAATTTGACCTTTCACTAACTGTATTTCTTcagttaaatggaaataaaaattataccttTCTCCTAAAAATGCTGCTAAACTTAAACTATGgaaaaatgcatgtaaaatgcaGAGTGTCttacacatagtaagcactcaataaattttcACTGTTACCAGATTCTTAACACGGGAGGGCAACATAATCATTCACTGCCTTTTCCATTTTCAAGCTGAGAGAGAAATAAtagaaagagttttaaaaatggcattttgaTGCCTTTCCTGAATCTTGTTATTAATGAGTGGTCAACAGGAGCTTTAAAAGTTACTggtggtctgtagttttcttgcttttaaaatcTTGCTTTTCCTTGTGCTTCTCTTCTCATATTTGGCTGTTATTCATTATTTCATGCTATTAATTgaattcaaattcttttttttttagaaaatcgTATTGAGGTCTGAGAATGTGTGATTTATCTCTGACATATTAGTTAGCCACAGGAAGAATAAGTCTTCTTGGGGCTAAACAACTCTAACTGGCATTTGATATCTACTGATGACTGTGGTCATGATTTATAAATAGGCAAAGAAATGTTCAATACAGTTTGTTGGTTTCTTAGCATAAGAGTACTTTAATCTGTCTAGCACTTTGGAATTTTggggccttttaaaaattatcagaatTCAATTGATCCAAGTGCCCTTTCTATAGACTTCCCCTTAAATTATAAAGTTTTTGCATTTGTAGGGACATTTAATCCTTATAGGTCTAATTTCATGGAGGCAATATCCTGAAGCAAAAGTAAAGGCCAAGAAAGTTTTAAAGCTAGTTTTTACTCTGCCATTTTTCATTGTTAAATATGAAATGTGTTTTTCCAAAATTAAGTGAATTTGAACGTCGAAAGGGCCAAGTTTGGTCTGAAATATGAAATTTGATGGAGTTTCTAAACATTGCAAGACAAATTCTTCCAACTCTGGTCACAGTTCTGGTATCACATGACTGGTTGTTTCCTGCAAGTAGAAACCAACACCCTGGCTTGGACAGTGTCCAGCATCCTGCAGTAGTGAGGGAGGTGATGGACAACAGTTTAACTTTTggagattttctttcctttttaaaataaatgtcaaatttaACTGCCCTTTTTCCACTGTAGAAAAGATAGACAAGAAACCCTTTATTCATGGAAATCTTGACAAAGAAGGTAGATTGTGTATACATTagttagggtaatgctggctgcTATAACGATTAGTGCCCCCAAATTTTAAGTTTAATGCAGTGACACTTACCATTATGCatatttctgtctagttggtGGAACCAGCCACACATCTTCTTTTGTCTTGTGGCTCTCAATCCCTAGGGCTTGGCGCTCACTGATCTACCaacagacagagatagagaagaCAGGGAGTGCACCTCTGTTCATTGCCTTGGTTGGACACTTTTGTTTACATTTCATTGGCAGTTATTGATCACATGGCCCTGCCTAGGTGCAAAGAAGGGAGAGGGTGCAAATTTAATCCTTGAGTGGTGATCACTCCCCCCAACTATGGAAGGAGGAGCAGGAATTGTAGGGGACACTTAGATGTCTCTTCCACTGGGGTCATTGGCGTGAGTGTGGAATCTCAACACTGTAATGTACATTTTCTTCCTCTCAAAGTACCTTGGGAGCCTCCAATCCAGATCAGGAATTCTAGATGACTTGGTGACATGGGAGAATACTACATGATGCCGAAGGAATTCACTTATTATTTCAGTTTGATCCTTAAGTTTGAATTCCCCAAGAAGCAAGTCCAGAAACAAAGATTTGACTGGAAGTCGTTTATTTGTAAGGTGATGCTAGGAAACACTGGTGGGGGTGTGGGAAGGTAAGACAGAAAAGGGAAGGCCACCCAAATAAAGGTTGCATGACCAAGCACATCACTACTGTGGGTATCTGGAGCTTCACTCCACCGGGAAACTCCGAGGTCCAGTGTGGAACACACACCTCAGAGTTATCCCACTCAAAAAGTGAGGGGTGCTGAGGTATCTAAACACTAAGGCTCATcaatttttgtttgaaaactgctcccaGCGGACATTAATACCCAAAGCACTTCTGGCATGTTGAGTAGACTCCAGTGGTCAGAGAAGGGCTTGCACATGCTGTCAGCTGAAAGCCAGGCAGGCTCGTACTAAAATGGTAACGTACTGGGGATATGGGCAAGCTTGGCACTACTGGCATCTGCTGTAGTCCTGGGTAGCACAGGCTGTATGAATGCTGCTGACTGATGAATGAGCAAGCTGTCTTTGGTGTTGTTCTTTCTGTTGTACAGTGTGCCTGACGAGGAGGCCAAGACAACCACCACAAACACTCAAGTGGAAGGGGATGATGAGGCCGCATTCCTGGAGCGCCTGGCTCGGCGAGAGGAAAGACGCCAAAAACGCCTTCAGGAGGCTCTGGAGCGGCAGAAGGAGTTCGATCCAACAATAACAGATTCAAGTCTGTCGCTCCCAAACAGAAGAATGCAAAATGACACAGCAGAAAACGAAACTGccgagaaggaagaaaaaagtgaaagttgCCAAGAAAGATACGAGATAGAGGAAACAGAAACAGTCACCAAGTCCTACCAGAAGAATGACTGGAGGGATgctgaagaaaacaagaaagaagacaaggaaaaggaggaggaggaagaggagaagccaAAGCGAGGGAGCATTGGAGAAAATCAGGTAGAGGTGATGGTGGAAGAGAAAACAACTGAAAGCCAGGAGGAAACAGTGGTAatgtcattaaaaaatgggcagatCAGTTCAGAAGAGCCTAAacaagaggaggagagggaacaAGGTTCAGATGAGATTCCCCATCATGAAAAGATGGAAGAGGAAGATAAGGAAAGAGCTGAGGCAGAGAGGGTAAGGTTGGaagcagaagaaagggaaagaattaAAGCTGAGCAAGACAAAAAGATAGCAGATGAACGAGCAAGAattgaagcagaagaaaaagcagctgcccaagaaagagaaaggagagaggcagaggagagggaaaggatgagggaggaagagaaaagggcagcagaggagaagcagaggataaaggaggaagagaaaagggcagcagaggagaggcagaggataaaggaggaagagaaaagggcagcagaggagaggcagaggataaaggaggaagagaaaagggcaGCAGAGGAGAGGCAAAGGGCcagggcagaggaggaagagaaggctaAGGTAGAAGAGCAGAAACGTAACAAGCAGCTAGAAGAGAAAAAACGTGCCATGCAAGAGACAAAGATAAAAGGGGAAAAGGTAGAACAGAAAATAGAAGGGAAATGggtaaatgaaaagaaagcacaAGAAGATAAACTTCAGACAGCTGTCCTAAAGAAACAGGTACAGTAAACATTTTGCACCAAATGTGTGATGCCTGTGACTTGTGAAAAATGTAATGCACATCTGATTTGGGACTGAGGCCACATGCATATAGCTCACATGCTTGATCATTTGGCAAGCTGTTCATTTTTTCAGGCCATAGCGATACACAAGCATGCAGCAATTGATTGATGGCTGAATATTCAATCAACCAAATTTACTGGGACAGCCAGTAAATTTGGCTGTccagaagacagagagaaattAATTGCTCTGTGCTTGATTGTTATGAATACCCAAAAAAAGAATTAATCCAAAGATGATAAATCTTTGGTGGTGGTGTGTTGGCTTCTGATTCTGCGCTTGTGTCTAAACTCAGTCTTCTAATTATCTTTCCTCTATCCGTAGGTCTGCATGAGGCAAGAGGCCCATAACTCCTTACCTCACTCATGGGTTTGAcgttgaattaaaaaaatgataaaagctgGGGTGGGAAATAGACATGAAGAATAATGGTCAGACATTTCATCTTAAGAAGGCAAAAACAGCCTGggtacagcactttgggaggccgaggtgggtggatcacaaggtcaggagatcgagaccatcctggccaacatggtgaaaccccatctctactaaaaatacaaaattagctgggtgtggcggcacatgcctgtaatcccagctactcaggaggctgaggcaggagaatcacttgaacctgggaggtagaggttgcaatgagctgagattgtgccactgcaccccactgggcaacagggagagactccatctcaacaacaaaaacaacaacaacaaaaaaaaaaaaaaaaaaagaaagaaagaaaagaaggcaaaaacAAACCCCTGGAAATTAACTGGTAATAAAGAGGGGAAAGGAACTGGTTGGaaactttccttaaaaaaaagtcaaaacccTGATTTGCCAACATGTAGACCTCAGCTTAATGTAGACTTGCAGAAAACTATTAATTTAGGGTAGTATTGATTTATAACTGACTGGTAATTAAGAGCATACATGCTGCTTCTTTATTATCTGGGTGACACAAATTCACGTGGCCTGAGGAAGGGTGGAAATAGTAGGGGGGGAAATGTTTGTAAGCtttgagaaagattttttttctgtctgcaaGACTGCATTAAAAGCACTGTACCTAatcaccaccacaccaccaccaccactcctaaaaaatcaaaaaaagagaTGCTTTCACATTCACCTTTCCAGAGCAAATTCTCTGTCACTAAGCCTGCATTGCACTGAAGGTGTCTTTAACTCCTGCTTCTGTACAAGAGGCTCATGAACACAGCTAAAATTGAGATCATGAGCAAAGTGCACCAAACCACACATGAGGTTTGTAAACACACGAGGAGTGCCACATCATGCTAGATTTCAGTGAGCGCAATGGCAGGCACACGAGAAGATGTTGGGGTGGGAAGAAAATATCCCACCTTGCTCTTTAGAACCACTGTGCTGTGAGCGCTGAGACGGCAGAAGAGAAGCCATCCCGTGCGGCACTTGCAAGGCAATCCGAGCACCCTGTCACTCTTGTAAACTAGAAAGGGCTTCTTTTACTTGTGTGACCTTAccattcttgaaaataaaaagggagaagagaagggagcTAAAGTTCAAGCTAAAAGAGAAAAGCTCCAAGAAGACAAGCCTACCTTCAAAAAAGAAGAGGTAAATATGATTGAGAAGTAATGATTGTAAAGCAACAGAAAAAGCAGTCAGTGTTCCAAGATATCTCAGGTCTGATGATCTCAAAATTGTAACCTCATATCCAGTGTATTTCAAGCCATGACTCACAATCCATTGAATAGTGAGATCAGCTTAGAgtgtctcaaaattaattaaatgtatcaatcagcattttttaaaaaaatgaaaccgATGGAAGGCATCAGAGGGCATTGTAGGTAGTAAGTATTGCACTGTCAtgtaaattgtctttttttcagtGGGACGTCATCAAAAAGGCTTGAAAAACACTGCTGGAATCAATTTATCCTGTTTTCTATTCTTCtgaatgctaatttttttttccttgagccattctactttcatttcaattatgaaatatttccaaCTGGCCTCAATTAATGCTTTaacttttcaaaggaaaaacacCCACACACATCTCAATAGAAAATTTGGTGAACTGAAgatgatatttggttttcaaaaggaaagtttggCCAAATGTTCTGCATTGCATTTCTGAGGCACACACAGGAGCGGGTGCCAGGGTATTTGACTGTAGGTAAGTGAACAAGGAGCTATACAGATAGAATGGCACGGGGTTTGACAGGAATCAGAACACCGTATCAGAACACCCGATTGCACTTCAACTCTCATGCTGTGTTTGCCCcaaataatcttaaaaattgTGACTATATCGAATAAGTTCACAATACTTATTAGAATGTGTTGAAACTGAATTATTAGAAGTAGGAAGGCCCAAAGTTCTTCGCCTATGAGACTGCTGAAGTGATTTGTAGCCAACAAGCTCCAACCCATCTATTAACAAAACTATGGCATCTATTAAGAAAACTCAAAATCTTAAACAGAGAAATCCATATTTAGAAAACATGGCCAGATTAAATAGGGGGTgggttattttcttaaatatgttttGTCAATTTCACGTGAAAAATGAAAACCCCTAGTTCATGTTACATATTACATTTCCGTTAAGATGTATGTTCCTCTGTTTCTAACAGAAGTTGGGGTGGTTTGGAAGTGAAAATTGAATGTGAGCACAGGCCATgtaaaggaaggagaaagtgtAAATGCTAATAACAGGAAAACTGAATTTAGCTCTCATGAGGCAGTCAAGGAAATCATTCATTGAACATGTTGGGAAATACTTTTCATTTGGTGACCAAATACCTACAAATTcattcataaaaaaagaaaaatgaaagttacCTCAGAACTAAACTCAGAAATATGTCCCACATGGGTTCTTGTAATGTTTCTTGGTGaatgtctttataaaaagaagtGGGCATGAAATGATGACTCAGGAATTAAACACATCGGGGAAGGGAGGCTGTAGAAAACACTGgattctatatttaaaatttcattcagttcactAATTTGTTTTTATGACCAAAGCTTTTTATACCTATGTAGAGTGTCTGAGAACTAGAAGGGCCCATCAGTTGCCACTCGGGTGATCCTTTTGTCTCTTTTCAGATAAGGCCCCAGTTCAACAGCGTCCTCTGTGTCAATCAGATACTCCCAGGAATGATTGAGCCCTGCCCTTTTCCCAAGTTGCCCCTCAGCACATTCCAGCCAGTTCCAAAACTTTTGGCCTGTTTTTGACACAAGGCCAGATAAGCTACTcaaactggtttaaaaaaaaaaagaaaacaaccccaaTCTATATTCCTTTTTTAACACTGTGTACATAACCTGCTGGTCGAAAGACTAGGTTTTCCCCTTTTCAGCTAGTTGTGTTGTTTCTTTATGTAGACAGCTTTAAATCATGTTTACATGATTCAGCCATTTTAAACAacctcttcctattttttttcctttttgttcaaaaaaaaaaaagaagaaagaaagcaactAACTAAAACCTTTCCTTTCAAGGATTTATGCAGCATAGGATAGGGCAACCACAAGTAAACACAAACATCACGTGAGccttcttaaagaaaacatttccagAAAGCACTCCAATgtcttaaaaaacacacaaaataaaacctGTCTTTCTCCACTGCAGTTTAACTGTGGCAGTGAGTTGCAGACGATCACCAACATTGAAACTTAATTTagcttttttctctcctctccaattataaaaagtctcattttagtTCTTCATGTAGgggctattttatttcttttctagccTCTAACAGGAAAACAGAGTTTCTAGCCGAGCTGCTCCTGAGGTATTGAAAGTGATGTTCGTGTCATGCGGATCAACCCTTCCCAAACATTAGTGCGCATGCAAATAACCTAGGAGTCTTGTTAAATGCAGAATCTGATTCCATGAGGTCCATGTTGTCCGTGGACCAAACTTGCAGTAGTAGCGAGGAATCTAGAAGATGTCCATGTTATAGAAATTGAACCGAGGAAAGGATTTGGGGCTTATGAAGCTGACAAAAGCACGTAAAacccagcctgagaaacagtAGCTACACCCAGCTCTTGTTGCTATTCCGGAAGCAAATAATGCAAAATATGCTTGAGACACATCTCAGTCCTTGCTCGCTTGACTTTCTGAGTGTCTCTGTGGCACAAGGGCCTGTCATTTGAATTTCCATCCCCCACCTCATCCCCATGTGTTATTCCACTGGATATCCCAAATATCTAGAGTTTCAAAACCCAAATGATCACATTTGACCAGAGCCTTTCTTATGAGTATGCTAATGTTATCTGTGTATGAAGCACAGAAACTCTTTCAGGATACCCGGCTACCTATTAATCCTTCAGCACAGATGTTCTCCATGGTAACATACTGACCTATAAGATCTAATGCCTTTCCCAGGGGGCTCAGAATCCCATGAGTTTGGGTTAAATCTGCCataacatctaaaaaaaaaaaaatgtaaaggctctatgaaattactttctttattcatttcccagaaagagaaaataattttcagttgAACCCAAATCGTCATTATTACATCGACAAGGTTTCTAAGGTTTTCCAAAAAGAATATAAGCCTGCCATCCACTATAGCCTTTGCCAATAAAGGCAGAGCTTGATAAaagggggaatttttttttctgttagacaTATATCGTCTTACAAATCTATTTTAAACACTTTGGGGACCAGTAAATCAGATATAATACATTTGGGGAGAATGGAAATTTTTCTGACTGCAACATAGGAGAAACAAGTTAAAGGGAGTGTCTCCATGCATAGTGCTCCACAGACTGTGAGCTCCTACTCAGAATTTATTTCATGGTTATCCCTAAAATGGGTTTCCCTCACATTTGGAGCCACAGATGCTTCCTAACCAGAACATAAACTCCAGTCCATGGTTTCTGGGGCTAAGTCTAACAACAGTAGGCCAAAATGagaatatattttgtttcctCCTTCCTGTCCAGTGAATACTGATGTATTCTTGGGCAAGGACAGCCATCAAGGAGCCACAGTGAAGCTGTCATTCAGGCTATGAGCGTGCTCCTTTTTTCTGTAGCCTCTCATGACCCATGAGGACCCAAGAGGGAAATGACAGGATGAAAAATTCGGAAGGAATCATCTGGTCCAGCCACATTTTTTCACGTACGTGGGACCAGCATCCCAGAGCAGTCAAGTGATTTGTCCAAGTAACACAACTAGTTTGTTATCAGCACTGGAGCCAAAAGTCAGGTTTCCTGATTTACAGACAAAGCTCTTGCAGAGAATGGCAAAGTACAGCCCCCATTTTCAGTGTGTCTGAGGGAcatcctaggtatataccccatgGTGAAAGATTGAAGTCTTAACTAATTAGGGAAGCATAGAAGTGAATCCCTAGTAATTAACCAGATAATACCCAAAGAAGACAATCAAATGACTTAAAACTTATCAATAAAGAGCAAAAAACTGTGCTCTGCTTTGTAAAACATGtacttcaggccaggtgtggtggctcacacctgtaatcccagcactttgggaggccgaggcgggcagatcacttgaggtcaggagtttgagaccagcctggccaacatggtgaaaccccttctctactaaaaaatacaaaaa
This window of the Pongo abelii isolate AG06213 chromosome 6, NHGRI_mPonAbe1-v2.0_pri, whole genome shotgun sequence genome carries:
- the CALD1 gene encoding caldesmon isoform X6, with translation MLGGSGSHGRRSLAALSQIAYQRNDDDEEEAARERRRRARQERLRQKQEEESLGQVTDQVEVNAQNSVPDEEAKTTTTNTQVEGDDEAAFLERLARREERRQKRLQEALERQKEFDPTITDSSLSLPNRRMQNDTAENETAEKEEKSESCQERYEIEETETVTKSYQKNDWRDAEENKKEDKEKEEEEEEKPKRGSIGENQVEVMVEEKTTESQEETVVMSLKNGQISSEEPKQEEEREQGSDEIPHHEKMEEEDKERAEAERVRLEAEERERIKAEQDKKIADERARIEAEEKAAAQERERREAEERERMREEEKRAAEEKQRIKEEEKRAAEERQRIKEEEKRAAEERQRIKEEEKRAAEERQRARAEEEEKAKVEEQKRNKQLEEKKRAMQETKIKGEKVEQKIEGKWVNEKKAQEDKLQTAVLKKQIKDEKIKKDKEPKEEVKSFMDRKKGFTEVKSQNGEFMTHKLKHTENTFSRPGGRASVDTKEAEGAPQVEAGKRLEELRRRRGETESEEFEKLKQKQQEAALELEELKKKREERRKVLEEEEQRRKQEEADRKLREEEEKRRLKEEIERRRAEAAEKRQKMPEDGLSDDKKPFKCFTPKGSSLKIEERAEFLNKSVQKSSGVKSTHQAAVVSKIDSRLEQYTSAIEGTKSAKPTKPAASDLPVPAEGVRNIKSMWEKGNVFSSPTAAGTPNKETAGLKVGVSSRINEWLTKTPDGNKSPAPKPSDLRPGDVSSKRNLWEKQSVDKVTSPTKV